GAATTGTTGATCCGCGCGCTTGGCTTTTTACAGTTCAGGAAAAAGATCAGACAATCCGCGACATTAGCCGTTCTGTAATAAATACTTTGGTTGGCGACCGTGCGATTTTGGATGTTATGAGCAGCGAGCGAAGCAACATTGAAAATCTTGCGGTTTCCATGATGAACGAGCAGTTTTCGCAGCTGGGACTTGGAATAAACGTTTTTGCGGTTAAGCTTCAGAATATTGTTCCGCCGGAAGGAGTTCAGGATGCGTTTGAGGACGTGAACAAGGCTATTCAGGACATGAATCGCTTTATAAATGAAGGAAAAGAAAGCTACAATTCAGAAATTCCAAAGGCAAAAGGCGAGGCTGACCGGAAAATTCAAGTGGCGGAAGGCTATGCGGCTGAGCGTGTTAACAAGGCAAAGGGCGATGTGGCAAGGTTCAATTCAGTTTATGAAGAATACAGAAAAGCTCCTGCTGTTACCCGGGAACGTCTTTATCTTGAAACTATGGAAGAAATTTTTGCTTCCGGCGCAGACAAGAATCCGGCTTTAATAGACAGCGGTCTTGACAATGTGCTTCCGTTTAAGAATCTTGGAGGAAAAAATGGCAAAGCAGAATAAATTTTATCTTAGGCTTGTGGCTTTTGTTGCCGTCATTGTGATTTTGCTTGCGGCAGGTCCTTTTTATATTGTGAATGAAGGCGATCAGGCTGTTGTTACGAGATTCGGTCAGATTGTAAAGTCATGCACTTCCACAGGGCTTTATTTTAAAGTTCCGTTTCTTGATGTCGTCACTTTTTATCCTGCAAAAATTCTTTCGCTTGAAGGAGATCAGGCCCGCATTCCCACAAAGGAAAATCAGTTTATAATTGTGGACACTACAAGCCGCTGGAAAATTTCAGATCCTGCGTTGTTTTATCAGTCGTTCAAGACTTTGGATGCGGCGTACAACAAGCTTAGCGATGTGATTGATTCTTCAACTAGGACGATTATCACGCGCAACCGGCTTAGCGAAATTGTAAGAAGCAGCAATCTTATAAATGAGGAAAAGGACATTGCGGATTCAAATCAGCTTGCAGGAATCGAAGGCGAGGACAGCGCGGAAATTGAGGCTTTGGTAAATGTGAATTCAAACAACGAGAGTGTTTCCAAGGGAAGAAGCGCGCTTTGCCAGGAAATGGCTGACGACGCAAGAAAAATGGTGGGCGAATACGGAATTGAGCTGATTGACATTGTTCCGCGCCAGATAAAATATTCGGATGAGCTTACAGAAAGCGTTTACAACAGAATGATTAAGGAGCGCAACCAGGTGGCTCAGGCGTACCGTTCTCTTGGCGAAGGAAAAAAGTCCGAATGGCTTGGAAAACTTGAAAACGAAAAGCGCACAATCGAATCAGAAGCCTACAGAAAAAGCGAGGAAACTAAAGGAAAGGCGGATGCGGAAGCTGCGGCAATTTACACTCAGTCTTACACGCGCGATCCTAAGTTCTATGAGTTCTGGAAAAGTCTTGAGTCGTACAAAAATACAATGGGCAATTTTGATGTTACGTACAGCACAAAAATGGACTACTTTAAATATTTGTACAGTTCAGATGGAAAGCGTCAATGAGTTCCAAAACAGTTTTTCTTTACAAAGGAAAGATTTTTTTAGACAGCCGGATGGCTAGCAATGTTTTTGTAAAAGCCGGATTTGCCGGAAAAATCAGAGAAAACGGACTGCTTGCTGAGCTAAATGACGGAGCTTGGAATTTTTCTTTATGGAACTTTGACGGCACAGTTTCTTCTGAGGATTTAAAAGAATTTGCACAAGGCAAAGATGAAACTGTTTTTCTTGAAGGCTCTTGCTTTGACGGTCTTGCGCTTAGTGAATGCTTTGAATCCTTGCAGAAAAAAGATTCCATAAAAGCCTGTTCACTTGTCTGCAATGCGCTTGATGCTTTGGATGAAAGCAAAGTAGTTCTTTCTTTAGTTGGCGCAGGAGGAATTATTGTTTCCAAGGATTTTTCTAAAGTT
The DNA window shown above is from uncultured Treponema sp. and carries:
- the hflK gene encoding FtsH protease activity modulator HflK produces the protein MSDLEVKIRNFFKKPSYVVAAIIGVVLLAAAGSSLFVVDQAEQAVITRFGRYYATLGPGLQYKIPLIDKKFIVPGNKVVQTEQFGFKTTKSGSMNQYQNNITRESTMLTGDLNIVDVEWIIQYRIVDPRAWLFTVQEKDQTIRDISRSVINTLVGDRAILDVMSSERSNIENLAVSMMNEQFSQLGLGINVFAVKLQNIVPPEGVQDAFEDVNKAIQDMNRFINEGKESYNSEIPKAKGEADRKIQVAEGYAAERVNKAKGDVARFNSVYEEYRKAPAVTRERLYLETMEEIFASGADKNPALIDSGLDNVLPFKNLGGKNGKAE
- the hflC gene encoding protease modulator HflC — protein: MAKQNKFYLRLVAFVAVIVILLAAGPFYIVNEGDQAVVTRFGQIVKSCTSTGLYFKVPFLDVVTFYPAKILSLEGDQARIPTKENQFIIVDTTSRWKISDPALFYQSFKTLDAAYNKLSDVIDSSTRTIITRNRLSEIVRSSNLINEEKDIADSNQLAGIEGEDSAEIEALVNVNSNNESVSKGRSALCQEMADDARKMVGEYGIELIDIVPRQIKYSDELTESVYNRMIKERNQVAQAYRSLGEGKKSEWLGKLENEKRTIESEAYRKSEETKGKADAEAAAIYTQSYTRDPKFYEFWKSLESYKNTMGNFDVTYSTKMDYFKYLYSSDGKRQ